The Gossypium hirsutum isolate 1008001.06 chromosome D03, Gossypium_hirsutum_v2.1, whole genome shotgun sequence genomic interval ctaattccacataaacacttccaatttcatgcaataattcaattaagtcatttaatcactaattagacacactttgcatttttctcaatttagtcctaaaaattcaattaagcactaaagcattaaaatttcctatccatattttaacacaatatttcaatcaatcagtaactaataaaaatttataaaattaaactatttcacttcggatttgtggttacgaaaccactattccgattagaccctatttcgggctatcacaggTATACTTCAACAATGAGTCCTAAAATTAGCATAATAACAATTTAACTCtcaaacatttataaattataaattatgtagtttgattttaataaattgtgtaatttaattttctttttaattttaattttaattttaaaatcaagaaTGTATGATGGTGAAAATCTACAGAATTGTCTCAAATCATTCACCATCTGTCACTGTCCACAATGTGCCAGCCAAGTCCTGTTGGGAGGCACCCGTGCTCTTAGCCACACGGGTCCTGTTTTGTCGGTTGAGCTCACCATGAACGCAACAATGGATGAAAAATGTAATGATCAGACAACATATTCAGAACTGGTTTTTATTTAGATCCAAAGTTATGGATTTAAGATGATACAACATTGTTACCTACTTGCCTACATAATCAAGAAATTTCCCAGAATAACTCTCAGATCAGATCAGATCAGATCCTGCAACAAgctatacatacatacacacacatatatatagctGGTTTTGTTCTAGTATGGTTTCTCACCTATATAATTACCAGGAGGATTATAAAAACAAATAGTTAAAGTAACTTGATCCTTGCATGTAGCTTGTGAGCAACCCAAATCCGAAGAATTCTTCCAAACAACTTGAGTATAAACACCACATTTATGATTCGGTGCACAAGTATTAGTCCCATAATCATAATAATCTTTCTCTTTTACCCAAGTTTCCACCGCCATGAGCGGCGTCACGGCGGCTCCGCTACCCCATAACTGGTTTGCTCCGTACTTGTGGTTTGTCAGGTTTGCGAACTGACAACCCATTTTGTTCCTTTGGTACCTTGCGATGAGACTTGAAGCATTGGCTAGTTGTTGGCTCCATTTGAGAGGTGCGACACCTACTGCAGCTCTTGCTTGGTTGTGGGCTTGGAGGAAGTCTCTGGCTGCTGGTGGCAGCATTGATGGTGGAGCTGTGGTTGCTGGTGGTGGTGCTGCACTTTGGGCCGTGTGGTGGTAAATGGCTAGGAGTAGAATTGTAATCAAGGCGTAGGCCATTTTGGGTGTTGGGTGGTGTTTTGAGATGAGGGTTAATGGTTTCTGTTGGTGGCAAGAATTTATAGAGTTGCAGAGGATTGGTCCCCCATTGAATTAAGAGACAACTTTGTGAATGTGATTCTGGTTTTCAGATCTGGATCATTCATAGAATCGGTTACTCattgtttcaaaaattttaaaaaataaatcagtgtttaatcaattttttttctgaatCATCTTCGATTCTTGATTTAATCGAtctgatttaattattttaattataattgtgtTTATACGAAAACTGATATATATCGATACCAATTTGTTTTGacattatttaatatttgtgACAAATATCTGGTAGAAAAATTCATCTCATGGCATGGATAGAGCCAAAGGATGACAGGCAAGAGCCTGACTcctcaaaatgaaaaattactcCTTTAATCCctttagaaattttaaagttttaagataattcaattataattgtattttggtctctcttaaaatttaaaatttaatttcgacctctttaaaaataaaagtttatagTTTAATCATTTGAAGAA includes:
- the LOC107909354 gene encoding STS14 protein, yielding MAYALITILLLAIYHHTAQSAAPPPATTAPPSMLPPAARDFLQAHNQARAAVGVAPLKWSQQLANASSLIARYQRNKMGCQFANLTNHKYGANQLWGSGAAVTPLMAVETWVKEKDYYDYGTNTCAPNHKCGVYTQVVWKNSSDLGCSQATCKDQVTLTICFYNPPGNYIGEKPY